From Lysinibacillus sp. SGAir0095, the proteins below share one genomic window:
- a CDS encoding cytosine permease, with product MSKTKSNVNADIAFAYLPTHKKERKMSFIDLVLVQTVIGLSAFGLLSGAYAGSMLETGDSLIAVLFGNAFPMFLIAPVAFYFAKYGVDTFVGYRSALGYNGVTAFFILFYLLSLGYSALALFMAGESLSSAFKVVNAPEIVSGSAGPTVCAIILFFIAFIIVFRGPEAIRKFNIIAVPSFLLFLIALIVVVVFSDHIPALNQLMPVEPFENHTQSFMTALEINVALGFSWLPYLGQYSRLAKSSKSAYSASFYSYGVIVVIAAAVGALAALISGSLYPGDWMSAIMGSKFAIIGLILLTVANLGATLFLMYSFAISFKTLFSKSSWMLAVCTLLPTIFLLLNSTFYDAFNIFMSVISFTMASLGGILIADYFFVKKQNISMRDLYNTKGKYNYWFGFNPSAVVTLVASYFFFWSMYNPITLEANGLFLKITAGIPTFFLACAMYYVCAKFIFRFEVDRVSAKDEEFKQYLIETKTTI from the coding sequence ATGTCAAAAACAAAGTCAAATGTAAATGCAGACATTGCATTTGCTTATTTACCAACACATAAAAAAGAGAGAAAAATGAGCTTTATAGATTTAGTGCTTGTACAGACGGTTATTGGCTTATCTGCTTTTGGATTATTATCTGGAGCGTATGCAGGCTCAATGCTTGAAACAGGCGACTCTTTAATTGCCGTGTTATTCGGAAATGCTTTTCCGATGTTTTTAATCGCTCCAGTTGCCTTTTATTTCGCAAAGTATGGAGTGGATACCTTTGTAGGCTATCGCAGTGCGCTAGGATATAACGGGGTCACAGCCTTTTTTATCTTGTTTTATTTGCTGTCATTGGGTTATAGCGCCTTGGCATTATTCATGGCAGGCGAATCGCTATCTAGTGCTTTTAAGGTCGTAAATGCCCCAGAGATTGTTTCGGGTAGTGCGGGTCCTACTGTTTGTGCGATTATTTTATTCTTTATTGCCTTTATCATCGTCTTTCGTGGACCTGAAGCGATTCGCAAATTCAATATTATTGCGGTACCGTCATTTTTGTTATTTTTGATTGCGCTAATCGTGGTGGTAGTATTTTCAGACCATATACCAGCTTTAAATCAGTTAATGCCGGTAGAGCCATTTGAAAATCATACACAATCCTTTATGACGGCGCTGGAAATTAATGTTGCATTAGGCTTTTCTTGGCTCCCTTATTTAGGTCAATATAGCCGATTGGCAAAATCATCAAAGTCAGCTTATTCAGCAAGTTTTTATAGCTACGGGGTGATTGTAGTTATTGCAGCGGCTGTTGGGGCACTTGCAGCACTTATTTCAGGTTCCTTGTATCCAGGTGATTGGATGAGTGCCATCATGGGCAGCAAGTTTGCCATTATTGGGTTGATTTTATTAACAGTTGCGAACTTGGGTGCAACATTGTTCTTGATGTATTCATTTGCAATCAGCTTTAAAACACTTTTCTCGAAAAGCTCTTGGATGTTGGCGGTATGCACATTATTGCCGACCATTTTCTTATTATTAAATTCAACATTCTATGATGCATTTAATATCTTCATGTCCGTTATTTCGTTCACAATGGCAAGTTTGGGTGGTATTTTAATAGCCGATTATTTCTTTGTGAAAAAGCAAAACATTTCCATGCGTGATTTGTACAACACAAAAGGAAAGTATAACTATTGGTTTGGCTTTAACCCTTCAGCAGTCGTGACATTAGTGGCAAGTTATTTCTTCTTCTGGAGTATGTACAACCCGATTACGTTAGAAGCAAATGGCTTGTTTTTGAAAATCACGGCAGGTATTCCGACATTCTTCCTGGCATGTGCCATGTACTATGTGTGTGCGAAGTTTATTTTCAGATTTGAAGTGGATCGTGTATCAGCGAAAGATGAGGAGTTTAAACAATATTTAATCGAAACCAAAACAACAATTTAG
- a CDS encoding sigma-54-dependent Fis family transcriptional regulator — MEQVAILSQMFDFSIVIKDNGDILEFFSSNDTYKNNLSLHNNIAQFEEEIFSNPIFSSLEVNDSKQTFLQHTWNNHSVLTYVIPSNGNYIFGYNIIEKQVEVKTDPPSSNSDLIIKSPAMIKVAKQIQKAANAAATTLLLGESGVGKEMVARAIYRSGARKDQPFVAINCGAIPETLIESELFGYTAGSFTGAQKSGKIGKFREANKGVVFLDEVGELPLSMQVKLLRVLQERVVTPIGSSIEYPIDVQVIAATNKSLINMVNEGTFREDLYYRLNIIPITIQPLRERAVEIPELIEHFTTIFNKKYNCHRHFSITAIDFLTLQEWPGNVRELENFIERTIILADEDIISLQTARDFLDAPSSNQAHEKNIIINKLIPLQEAQELIEEQLITMAMEKYNSLKLAANVLGISPPTMTRKYKRIKEMKEEAQMLFSTRHILESELDKRLRATAVVTSVSIPPSMLEEAIKHPNNTKYLDPVSEQLTQIYTKEEGVQWGFIFMRDEEGNIIHLTSSEGFVIPVGATYIGSDIILKSIDDAYNGILSVTPIYEDEYGAWKTCCVPLYDSEGKVIAILGFDYSKDYVNNELIKLSESLNISLS; from the coding sequence ATGGAACAAGTAGCTATTTTATCTCAAATGTTCGATTTTTCCATTGTGATAAAAGATAATGGGGACATTTTGGAGTTCTTTTCAAGCAATGATACGTACAAAAATAATTTATCTTTACATAACAATATCGCACAGTTTGAAGAAGAAATTTTTAGTAATCCAATTTTCTCCTCACTTGAAGTGAACGATTCAAAGCAAACATTCCTCCAGCATACATGGAATAATCACAGTGTGTTGACATATGTCATTCCATCAAACGGGAACTACATATTTGGCTACAATATAATAGAAAAGCAAGTCGAGGTGAAAACTGACCCGCCAAGTTCCAACAGTGACCTCATCATTAAAAGTCCAGCAATGATTAAAGTAGCTAAACAAATTCAAAAAGCTGCAAATGCAGCTGCGACAACACTCTTACTAGGTGAATCAGGCGTCGGAAAAGAAATGGTGGCACGTGCAATTTATCGGTCAGGTGCTCGAAAAGATCAGCCTTTCGTGGCGATTAACTGTGGTGCAATACCTGAGACTTTAATCGAAAGTGAATTATTTGGTTATACAGCCGGTTCATTTACGGGTGCCCAAAAGTCAGGGAAAATCGGGAAATTTCGCGAGGCAAATAAAGGAGTCGTTTTCCTGGATGAAGTCGGCGAGTTGCCATTATCGATGCAAGTAAAACTTTTACGCGTGCTACAAGAGCGCGTTGTGACACCAATTGGGTCTTCCATAGAATACCCGATCGATGTCCAAGTCATTGCAGCAACAAACAAATCACTTATTAATATGGTCAATGAAGGAACATTTAGGGAAGATTTGTACTATCGCTTAAATATTATCCCAATTACGATTCAACCTTTACGCGAACGTGCCGTTGAAATTCCGGAACTTATCGAACACTTCACCACAATTTTTAACAAAAAATACAATTGTCATCGCCATTTCTCTATTACAGCCATAGATTTTTTAACATTACAAGAGTGGCCAGGCAATGTCCGGGAACTGGAAAATTTCATTGAACGTACAATTATTTTAGCAGATGAGGACATCATCTCCTTACAAACAGCGCGTGATTTCTTGGATGCACCAAGCAGCAATCAAGCACATGAAAAGAACATTATCATTAATAAGCTTATCCCATTACAAGAAGCGCAGGAGTTAATAGAAGAGCAGCTGATTACGATGGCAATGGAAAAGTATAATTCACTAAAACTAGCCGCAAACGTTTTAGGGATAAGCCCGCCAACAATGACGCGGAAATATAAAAGAATAAAAGAGATGAAAGAAGAAGCACAGATGCTCTTTAGTACACGTCATATTTTGGAAAGTGAATTAGATAAGAGGTTGCGTGCTACAGCCGTCGTGACATCGGTCTCAATACCACCGTCAATGCTTGAAGAGGCCATCAAGCATCCAAATAATACGAAATATCTTGACCCGGTATCTGAGCAGCTTACCCAAATCTATACAAAAGAAGAAGGGGTTCAATGGGGGTTTATCTTTATGCGTGATGAAGAAGGCAACATTATTCATCTCACTTCCAGTGAAGGATTTGTTATTCCAGTTGGGGCCACATATATTGGCAGTGATATTATTCTGAAATCCATTGATGATGCTTATAATGGCATTCTGAGTGTGACTCCAATTTATGAAGACGAATACGGTGCATGGAAAACATGCTGCGTACCACTTTATGATTCAGAAGGTAAAGTCATTGCTATCTTAGGATTTGATTATTCAAAGGACTATGTAAATAATGAACTGATCAAATTAAGTGAGTCCTTAAACATTTCACTCTCTTAA
- the rpoN gene encoding RNA polymerase factor sigma-54, translated as MNMQLGMQAVMSQQLTAQMIQHLSILQLTNFELKELVEQKALENPLIDLMDHHEEAWSTTKMQKGSIEADYSSIAMKQTVADYLMEQIPLNATAFERTVLTYLIHSLDERLFLTTDAGEVAQHFEVDLDEAKRFIHILQSFEPIGLGCQNSTEFLLKHIEQCENVPYFAKDFVAYEMENIAKMDIVSLRKRYQLTTHEVMATIAFIKELPRIPVISLDEVVATVMPDVSVYCIAGQWAIEVEQKAVPSIRLHDVYVKLLRADAPNYLKSCMRDFTTLVQGLDFRKNTLYDITHYLIEQQPAFFEKGPRALKPMRLKDVAEALHMHESTISRAVKGKYLHTANGNFAMSDLFVKAINNVTTSSVSDRIAAIIAQENKRSPYSDQQLALLLKEEGIMISRRTVAKYREQLKIPSSQKRAYLLLEKLE; from the coding sequence ATGAATATGCAGCTGGGGATGCAGGCAGTCATGTCGCAACAGTTAACTGCACAAATGATTCAACATTTGAGTATTTTACAGTTAACAAATTTTGAATTGAAAGAACTTGTCGAACAAAAAGCTTTAGAGAATCCTTTAATAGATTTGATGGATCATCATGAAGAGGCATGGTCAACTACAAAAATGCAAAAGGGGAGCATTGAAGCTGACTATAGCTCCATTGCCATGAAACAGACAGTAGCCGATTATCTTATGGAGCAAATTCCTTTAAATGCAACAGCTTTTGAACGAACAGTGTTAACCTACTTAATTCATTCATTAGATGAGCGTTTATTTTTGACTACGGACGCAGGTGAGGTCGCACAGCATTTCGAGGTGGATTTAGATGAGGCTAAGCGATTTATTCATATACTTCAATCATTTGAACCGATTGGTCTGGGTTGTCAAAATAGCACAGAGTTTTTGTTGAAGCATATTGAACAATGCGAGAATGTACCGTATTTCGCAAAAGACTTTGTAGCATATGAAATGGAAAATATCGCGAAAATGGACATTGTGTCATTAAGAAAACGTTATCAGTTGACAACACATGAAGTGATGGCAACGATTGCTTTCATAAAAGAGTTGCCGCGTATACCTGTAATTTCTTTGGATGAAGTAGTCGCAACGGTCATGCCGGATGTCTCGGTATATTGTATAGCGGGGCAGTGGGCGATAGAGGTAGAGCAAAAAGCTGTGCCTAGTATTCGTTTGCACGATGTATATGTAAAGCTATTAAGGGCAGATGCGCCAAACTATCTGAAGTCATGTATGCGTGATTTTACAACCCTTGTACAAGGGTTAGATTTCCGAAAAAATACTTTATACGATATTACACATTATTTGATTGAACAGCAGCCTGCGTTTTTTGAAAAAGGACCACGTGCATTGAAGCCGATGCGCTTAAAAGATGTTGCAGAGGCGCTACATATGCATGAATCGACAATTAGTCGAGCGGTAAAAGGTAAGTACTTACATACAGCAAATGGGAATTTTGCAATGAGTGACTTATTTGTAAAAGCCATTAATAATGTCACAACCTCATCTGTCAGTGATCGGATTGCAGCAATTATTGCGCAAGAAAATAAACGTTCTCCGTATAGCGATCAACAACTAGCTCTCTTATTAAAAGAAGAGGGAATCATGATTTCGCGCAGAACGGTTGCCAAATACCGCGAACAGCTCAAAATCCCAAGCTCTCAGAAGCGGGCCTATCTATTGCTGGAAAAACTAGAATAA
- a CDS encoding FAD-binding oxidoreductase: protein MNQVKGNLKSMNLVERLKEILPENRITTNETVLLNHSQDESLHPSSLPDVVVFPQAKEEVVEILRFANEHKIPVVPFGVGSGLEGQTIPICGGIMIDFQEMNKILDINPRDLLVVVQPGITRLQLNAELGKHGLFFPVDPGADATLGGMASTNASGTTTVRYGAMKDNVRDLEVVLADGSVIHTGSKAKKSSSGYRLTELFVGSEGTLGAFTELTLQVYGIPEVTVAGRAVFSSLKNAVQAATSLLQVGVPIARMELVEAITIKDMNKSAGTNYTEDTTLFLEFHGSKGNVDGDLEVTKELFTGFGCYQFDIETDSIGRKKLWEVRHNHLYILKHANPGKKVLNTDVCVPLSALVEAIEFSRKCIEENGLNGSIIGHIGDGNFHAGMVLDPNNLEEVEKVDYVNEQIVKFALSVGGTCTGEHGVGLGKMKYQQEQHGKALDVMKSIKQVLDPNSILNPGKIFKLD from the coding sequence ATGAATCAAGTAAAAGGTAACTTAAAATCTATGAACCTGGTAGAAAGATTAAAAGAAATCTTACCGGAGAATCGAATTACCACGAATGAGACAGTTCTGCTAAATCATAGCCAAGATGAATCCCTTCATCCATCTAGTCTTCCGGATGTGGTCGTGTTTCCTCAAGCGAAAGAAGAGGTAGTTGAAATTTTACGCTTTGCTAATGAACATAAAATTCCCGTGGTGCCCTTTGGTGTTGGCTCAGGATTGGAAGGTCAAACGATTCCAATCTGTGGAGGTATTATGATTGATTTTCAAGAAATGAACAAAATCTTAGATATCAATCCAAGAGATTTATTGGTCGTCGTACAACCTGGTATCACAAGGCTCCAGTTAAACGCTGAATTAGGAAAGCATGGATTGTTTTTCCCTGTTGACCCAGGAGCAGATGCTACTTTAGGGGGAATGGCATCGACAAATGCGAGCGGGACGACAACTGTTCGATATGGTGCCATGAAGGATAATGTTCGTGACCTGGAAGTTGTACTAGCTGACGGGAGTGTCATTCATACGGGCAGTAAAGCGAAAAAATCCTCATCCGGCTATCGATTGACGGAGCTTTTCGTAGGATCGGAAGGGACTTTAGGTGCTTTCACTGAGCTCACATTGCAGGTATATGGAATCCCGGAAGTCACTGTTGCAGGACGAGCGGTTTTTTCCTCCTTGAAAAATGCAGTTCAAGCTGCAACTTCCCTACTTCAAGTTGGGGTTCCAATTGCAAGAATGGAACTGGTTGAAGCAATTACCATTAAAGATATGAATAAGAGTGCAGGAACAAATTATACAGAAGATACGACGTTATTTTTGGAATTTCATGGTTCCAAGGGGAATGTTGATGGCGATCTGGAAGTCACAAAAGAATTATTTACTGGCTTTGGCTGCTATCAATTTGATATCGAAACAGATTCGATTGGAAGAAAGAAACTTTGGGAAGTAAGGCATAATCACTTATATATTTTGAAACATGCGAATCCCGGGAAGAAAGTGTTGAATACGGACGTTTGTGTGCCATTATCCGCTTTGGTAGAGGCCATTGAATTTAGCCGTAAGTGTATTGAAGAAAATGGACTAAATGGCAGTATCATAGGACATATTGGAGACGGCAACTTCCATGCTGGTATGGTTTTAGATCCAAATAATTTAGAGGAAGTAGAAAAAGTAGATTATGTAAACGAACAAATCGTGAAATTTGCTTTATCGGTCGGGGGAACTTGTACTGGAGAGCATGGGGTAGGGCTAGGGAAAATGAAGTACCAACAGGAACAGCATGGAAAAGCATTAGATGTTATGAAGTCTATTAAACAAGTACTAGATCCTAATTCTATTTTAAACCCAGGGAAAATTTTTAAATTAGACTAA
- a CDS encoding U32 family peptidase, which yields MKETHNFLESLGFPSTDLKDLPTSTKRFPDGAQYRIELPSTEGPVALKETLAELDRLGIQVHRISQGSGIMLQTDDEIREMCELTAERGIELSLFVGPRGTWDISAQNFTSGGKFIGNRHEGADQLVYAMEDLKRGAKLGLRGALVADEGLLYLTKEMKKAGQLPEDFVVKASVQMGAANPVSIKIMQDLGADTYNVPTALTLSKLAAIRQSIDIPIDLYVEVPDNLGGFLRYYEIPEIIRVLAPVYIKFGLRNHIDVYPAGQHLEDLNVNLVKERVRRAAIGMQMIERYYPEATTSELGAKGLGIAKVTLPSEI from the coding sequence ATGAAAGAAACGCATAATTTTCTTGAAAGCTTAGGATTTCCGTCGACTGACTTAAAAGACCTGCCAACTTCTACTAAACGTTTTCCGGATGGTGCACAATACCGGATTGAACTTCCAAGCACCGAAGGACCTGTAGCATTAAAGGAGACGTTAGCCGAACTCGACCGTCTGGGCATCCAGGTTCATAGAATTTCCCAAGGCAGTGGCATTATGTTGCAAACGGATGATGAAATCCGTGAAATGTGCGAGTTGACTGCTGAACGAGGTATTGAGTTAAGCTTATTTGTTGGTCCCCGTGGAACTTGGGACATTAGTGCACAAAACTTCACTTCAGGTGGGAAATTTATAGGAAACCGTCACGAAGGCGCTGACCAACTTGTCTATGCAATGGAAGATTTAAAACGAGGGGCAAAGCTTGGTCTTCGTGGAGCACTTGTAGCGGATGAGGGGCTTCTTTATCTGACGAAAGAAATGAAAAAAGCCGGTCAACTTCCAGAAGATTTTGTGGTAAAAGCGTCGGTTCAAATGGGGGCTGCAAACCCTGTCTCGATTAAGATTATGCAAGACTTAGGTGCGGATACTTATAACGTTCCGACTGCACTTACACTATCAAAATTGGCTGCGATTCGCCAATCAATCGATATTCCAATCGATCTCTATGTAGAAGTGCCAGATAACTTAGGTGGATTCCTTCGTTACTATGAAATTCCAGAAATTATTCGTGTGCTTGCACCAGTTTATATTAAATTTGGTCTTCGTAATCATATAGATGTCTACCCTGCAGGTCAGCATCTGGAAGATTTAAACGTCAACCTGGTGAAAGAACGTGTTAGACGAGCAGCAATCGGCATGCAGATGATCGAGCGTTACTATCCGGAGGCCACAACATCTGAATTAGGTGCCAAAGGGCTTGGCATTGCGAAGGTAACACTTCCATCTGAAATTTAA
- the gucD gene encoding alpha-ketoglutaric semialdehyde dehydrogenase GucD — protein MVSITSKVATFKNYINNEWVESSSTKLLDSISPMNKNEVVGRVQNSTQEDIEKAVQAAHKAQVNWRKIGQHARGQFLFKVANILESRIDDIAETMTREMGKTLPEAKGETARGVAILRYYAGEGMRKNGDVIPSSDSEALMITKRVPVGVVGIVTPWNFPVAIPIWKLAPALVYGNTVIFKPATEAAVTAAKVIECFSEAGLPEGVLNFITGSGSIIGQGIIDHPQVNAITFTGSETVGKGVLKSTAERGIKSQVEMGGKNPVIVAKDADLDKSVEAVISGAFRSTGQKCTATSKVIVEADIYETFKEKLVQETEKITVGNGLNDGIWMGPCASESQFNTVKSYIEIGKEEGAQLISGGEVLHGEEYDNGFYITPAIFENVKLDMRIAQEEIFGPVIALIKVADIHEAIQAANDTKYGLSASIFTSNIASFLKFSDEIEAGLVRVNAESAGVELQAPFGGMKGSSSGSREQGEAAQEFYTEIKTIFIKG, from the coding sequence ATGGTTTCAATTACTTCTAAAGTAGCAACATTCAAGAACTATATTAATAACGAGTGGGTGGAGTCTAGCTCTACAAAATTATTAGACAGCATCAGTCCGATGAATAAGAACGAAGTGGTAGGTAGGGTTCAAAATTCAACACAAGAAGACATCGAAAAGGCGGTTCAAGCAGCCCACAAGGCACAAGTAAATTGGCGAAAAATCGGACAACATGCAAGAGGCCAATTCCTCTTCAAAGTTGCAAACATTCTTGAATCAAGAATTGATGATATCGCAGAAACAATGACTCGTGAAATGGGTAAGACACTTCCTGAGGCAAAAGGGGAGACAGCTCGTGGAGTAGCGATACTTCGCTACTACGCAGGCGAAGGTATGAGAAAAAATGGAGATGTCATCCCTTCTTCTGATAGTGAGGCACTCATGATTACCAAACGCGTACCAGTCGGTGTGGTTGGCATCGTAACGCCTTGGAACTTCCCGGTCGCAATTCCGATTTGGAAACTGGCACCTGCTCTTGTTTACGGAAATACAGTTATCTTCAAGCCCGCAACAGAAGCGGCAGTTACAGCTGCGAAGGTTATTGAGTGCTTTAGTGAAGCCGGTTTACCTGAAGGTGTTTTGAACTTTATCACCGGATCTGGATCAATCATTGGGCAAGGTATCATTGATCATCCTCAAGTGAATGCGATTACATTTACAGGCTCTGAAACAGTAGGTAAAGGCGTTTTAAAATCGACTGCCGAACGAGGCATCAAGTCGCAAGTTGAAATGGGAGGGAAAAACCCAGTCATCGTTGCAAAAGATGCAGATCTCGATAAGTCAGTCGAAGCTGTCATCAGTGGGGCATTCCGCTCTACTGGTCAAAAGTGCACAGCAACAAGCAAGGTTATCGTTGAAGCCGATATCTATGAGACATTCAAGGAAAAGCTCGTTCAGGAAACTGAAAAAATCACAGTCGGTAACGGATTGAATGATGGAATTTGGATGGGACCGTGTGCAAGTGAGAGTCAATTTAATACTGTTAAGAGCTATATCGAAATTGGTAAAGAAGAAGGTGCACAGCTCATTTCAGGGGGAGAAGTTCTTCACGGCGAAGAGTATGATAATGGATTCTACATTACGCCGGCGATTTTTGAAAACGTCAAGCTGGATATGCGGATTGCCCAAGAGGAAATTTTCGGCCCGGTCATCGCACTTATCAAAGTGGCGGATATTCATGAGGCTATTCAAGCTGCAAATGATACAAAATACGGTCTTAGCGCATCCATCTTTACTTCTAATATTGCTTCATTCCTCAAGTTCTCGGACGAAATTGAGGCTGGATTAGTTAGAGTAAATGCAGAAAGTGCAGGTGTGGAACTTCAGGCCCCATTCGGTGGTATGAAAGGCTCGAGTTCAGGTTCACGTGAACAGGGTGAAGCAGCTCAGGAGTTTTATACAGAAATCAAAACAATCTTTATTAAGGGCTAA
- a CDS encoding iron-containing alcohol dehydrogenase family protein yields the protein MNTIYNFYMPTRIVFGQNSLDELSRILGLYSERNFLIVTDKGIIAAGILKKITDIFDLKGLGYQVFSEVEPNPKSATIKKGVDFATANKIDFIIAVGGGSSIDTAKAIAIMLRNPGDILDYEGVGKIPNPPVETIAIPTTAGTGSEVTASTIVTDEASLFKAAVISEKIFPTYAIVDPMLTLECPKSITSSTGIDALTHAIESYLSKQNNGVVSEMALNAIKLINDNILNAYIRGNDLESRTNLLEASMLAGLCFSQTRLGNVHAISQSFGGIFDIPHGFANAVLLPYVLEFNLLAAVDKYCDIAKAMNVYDEQLSKNENAYKVIERIVELNTQLEIPKTTKELGVKLDSIETLIKDSLRSGNIKVNPRITSAADVKKIIEDSYYGNLKLMEVSK from the coding sequence ATGAATACTATTTATAACTTTTATATGCCTACGAGGATCGTTTTCGGGCAAAATTCACTTGATGAGCTAAGTCGAATACTTGGTTTATATAGTGAAAGGAACTTTTTGATTGTTACAGATAAAGGGATTATTGCAGCGGGGATACTTAAAAAGATTACCGACATATTTGACTTAAAGGGATTGGGCTATCAAGTCTTTTCTGAGGTGGAGCCTAATCCGAAATCTGCGACCATTAAAAAAGGGGTAGACTTTGCTACTGCTAACAAAATCGATTTCATCATTGCTGTTGGTGGAGGAAGTAGTATAGACACTGCAAAAGCTATCGCAATAATGTTGCGTAATCCGGGTGATATTTTGGATTACGAGGGAGTTGGAAAAATTCCTAATCCACCTGTCGAAACGATTGCGATACCGACAACTGCCGGTACAGGTAGCGAAGTAACAGCTTCCACAATTGTTACTGACGAAGCCTCCTTATTTAAAGCAGCTGTCATAAGCGAGAAGATTTTCCCGACATATGCAATTGTGGATCCAATGCTAACGTTAGAATGTCCAAAATCGATTACCAGTTCAACAGGGATAGATGCATTAACACATGCGATTGAATCTTATTTATCCAAGCAAAATAATGGCGTCGTATCTGAGATGGCATTAAATGCTATCAAATTAATAAATGACAACATCTTAAATGCCTATATACGTGGAAACGATTTAGAAAGTCGCACGAATTTATTAGAGGCGTCTATGTTGGCTGGTCTGTGCTTTTCCCAAACGCGATTAGGAAACGTGCATGCAATTTCTCAATCTTTCGGAGGAATTTTTGATATACCACATGGCTTTGCCAATGCAGTTTTGTTACCTTACGTTTTAGAGTTCAACTTATTAGCTGCAGTAGATAAATATTGCGACATTGCTAAGGCAATGAATGTATATGATGAACAATTATCAAAAAATGAAAACGCATACAAGGTAATTGAACGTATCGTCGAGTTAAATACACAATTGGAGATTCCTAAGACGACGAAAGAATTAGGCGTTAAGTTGGATTCGATTGAAACTCTTATTAAAGATTCTTTACGAAGTGGAAATATCAAAGTAAATCCAAGGATTACAAGTGCCGCGGATGTTAAAAAGATTATTGAAGATTCATATTATGGAAATTTGAAATTAATGGAGGTTAGCAAATGA
- a CDS encoding DctP family TRAP transporter solute-binding subunit encodes MRIFKFLLLTLTMVILAACGDDASDTSITTSASGDEKVYTLKVAHSSAATDDRLENSLQEFKKSIEERTDGRIMIETYPNSQLGAERETLEGVQNGSIEMAVISTGPFSGFSQSMMLLDLPYLFKNGEEAFGVLDGEFGDKLFENLLADTGMRGLAWGENGVRHMANNIKKIETPADVEGLKIRTQENQAHMDMIKAFGGGPTPIAFNELYSSLQQGVIDGYENPFSLIVGMKFYEVTKYLTLTSHVYGVYGFVINDDVYTSLPADLQQILEEEADKWAVSEREMNQEQEEKGRKVMEEYGVEITELTDEQYNAFRDLAMPVVESYRDVVGADIYDLLMEKLEATK; translated from the coding sequence ATGAGAATATTTAAATTTTTATTATTGACTTTAACAATGGTTATTCTTGCCGCATGTGGTGATGACGCTTCAGATACTAGTATCACTACTAGTGCTAGTGGAGATGAGAAAGTTTATACATTAAAGGTAGCGCATTCATCAGCTGCAACTGATGATCGTTTAGAAAATTCACTGCAGGAATTTAAAAAGTCGATAGAAGAAAGAACGGATGGTCGCATTATGATTGAGACTTATCCTAATAGCCAATTAGGTGCTGAAAGAGAAACGCTAGAAGGTGTACAAAATGGTTCAATTGAAATGGCGGTAATTTCGACTGGTCCATTTTCAGGATTTTCGCAATCTATGATGCTATTAGATTTACCCTATTTATTTAAAAATGGTGAAGAAGCATTTGGCGTGTTAGATGGTGAATTTGGCGATAAGTTATTTGAAAACTTATTGGCAGACACGGGTATGCGTGGACTTGCTTGGGGTGAAAATGGTGTCCGTCATATGGCGAATAATATCAAAAAAATCGAGACACCAGCGGACGTAGAAGGGTTGAAGATTCGTACACAGGAAAACCAGGCACATATGGATATGATTAAAGCATTTGGTGGTGGCCCTACCCCTATCGCATTCAATGAATTATACAGTAGTCTTCAACAAGGAGTAATTGATGGGTACGAAAATCCATTTTCTCTAATTGTGGGGATGAAGTTCTATGAGGTAACAAAATATCTTACATTAACAAGTCATGTATACGGAGTTTACGGGTTTGTTATCAATGATGACGTATATACTTCTCTGCCAGCAGATTTACAACAGATTTTAGAAGAAGAAGCTGATAAATGGGCAGTGAGCGAACGTGAAATGAACCAAGAGCAAGAAGAAAAAGGAAGAAAGGTTATGGAAGAATATGGTGTTGAAATCACAGAACTTACAGATGAACAATACAATGCTTTCCGTGATCTAGCTATGCCTGTAGTAGAAAGCTATCGTGATGTTGTTGGTGCTGACATCTATGATTTATTAATGGAGAAGTTAGAGGCAACTAAATAA